From the Solea senegalensis isolate Sse05_10M linkage group LG16, IFAPA_SoseM_1, whole genome shotgun sequence genome, one window contains:
- the letm1 gene encoding mitochondrial proton/calcium exchanger protein isoform X4, which produces MASILFTRSVAPLMKTSRTLKNEFRKGKLQDGACFSCTALRLSSHRPASLTSVSIFTPTLPVSGQSWDSQRLLCAFSLRASTSLHPGITTGPQWTTVPQQYIASVRWIHTSGRRWDDSKVEKSLRSIKDKKKLEEGGPVYSPTVDAQPARRTVRQWVVDEVKHYYHGFKLLWFDTTISARMLWNVLHGHVLSRRERRQFLRTCADVFRLVPFLVFIIVPFMEFLLPVALKLFPNMLPSTFETQSKKEERLKKELRVKLEMAKFLQDTIEEIALRNKAAKSDVAEEFSTFFQMIRNSGERPSNEQILKFSKLFEDDLTLDNLTRPQLVALCRLLELQSIGTNNFLRFQLIMKLRTIRADDKLIAEEGVDSLNVTEVQAACRVRGMRSLGVTEERLREQLSQWLDLHLNQQIPTSLLLLSRAMYLPDTLSPADQLKTTLQTLPEMVTKEAQLNLAEMELSKVDNKTKLETTLQEEAAIRQDNKEREMERLADAAEKVAKQGEMELEAERMKHNKTKVAADSETLKDTAPVLEGTKFEHWQTFLRFQGEEITKEEIDMLSDACSKLKEQKKLLTLEKEELEDLKDDVQEYNEDLEEIKKELSKSGQETVKESKASQRLSKRVNRMIGRMDKIIVELEKDKEILDGQTASGTCPPLGENLISIDELINIMRQIQNIPEDKLQRIAEALDDNKDGKIDIDDVIKVVELIDKEDIDISTSQVSDIMVMLQKEEMLMEKEKAKEKAEKEQAANS; this is translated from the exons ATGGCGTCAATCCTCTTTACCAGGTCCGTGGCACCTTTAATGAAAACCTCCCGCACACTAAAGAATGAATTCCGTAAAG GGAAGTTACAAGATGGTGCCTGTTTCAGCTGCACAGCTCTCAGACTCTCCAGTCACAG ACCTGCGAGTTTGACTTCAGTTTCCATATTCACTCCTACCCTCCCTGTGTCGGGCCAGAGTTGGGACTCGCAGCGGCTCTTATGCGCCTTCAGCCTCAGAGCCTCCACTTCACTACACCCTGGGATCACAACAGGACCCCAGTGGACCACAGTGCCGCAGCAGTACATCGCCAGTGTCCGGTGGATACACACATCGGGGAGGAGATGGGACGATTCGAAGGTGGAGAAGTCGCTGCGGTCCATAAAGGAcaagaagaagctggaggaaGGAGGCCCCGTGTACAGTCCCACGGTAGACGCACAACCTGCGAGGAGGACAGTCAGACAGTGGGTCGTGGATGAAGTCAAACATTACTACCACGGCTTCAAGCTGCTGTGGTTTGATACCACGATTTCTGCGCGAATGCTGTGGAACGTCCTGCACGGACATGTCCTGTCCCGACGGGAGAGGAGACAA TTTCTCAGAACGTGCGCGGACGTCTTCCGACTCGTCCCCTTCCTCGTCTTCATCATCGTCCCCTTCATGGAGTTCCTGCTCCCCGTGGCTCTGAAGCTCTTCCCCAACATGCTGCCGTCCACCTTCGAGACACAGTCAAAGAAG gaggAGAGGTTGAAAAAGGAGCTGAGGGTCAAACTGGAGATGGCCAAGTTCTTGCAGGACACCATCGAGGAGATCGCCCTGAGGAACAAAGCTGCCAAAAGCGACGTGGCCGAGGAGTTCTCCACCTTCTTCCAAATG ATCCGGAACTCCGGAGAACGTCCCAGTAACGAGCAGATCTTGAAATTCTCCAAACTGTTCGAGGACGACCTGACTCTAGACAATCTGACACGACCTCAGCTGGTGGCTCTCTGTCGCCTCCTGGAGCTCCAGTCCATCGGGACCAACAACTTCCTGCGCTTCCAGCTCATCATGAAGCTGAGGACCATCCGAGCTGACGACAAG CTGATAGCAGAGGAAGGAGTGGACAGTCTGAACGTGACTGAGGTGCAGGCAGCCTGTCGTGTCAGAGGGATGAGGTCACTCGGAGTCACAGAAGAACGACTGAGAGAGCAACTCAGCCAG TGGTTGGACCTGCACCTGAACCAGCAGATCCccacctctctgctgctgctgtctcggGCCATGTACCTACCCGACACCCTGTCTCCTGCCGACCAGCTGAAGACCACACTGCAGACGCTGCCTGAGATGGTG ACAAAGGAGGCTCAGTTGAATTTGGCAGAGATGGAGCTCTCCAAAGTGGACAACAAGACCAAACTGGAGACGACACTGCAGGAGGAGGCGGCCATTCGCCAGGACAACAAAGAGCGTGAGATGGAGAGGCTGGCTGATGCTGCAGAGAAGGTCGCAAAG CAGGGTGAGATGGAGCTGGAAGCAGAGAGGATGAAGCACAATAAGACGAAGGTGGCTGCTGATTCAGAGACACTGAAGGACACAGCTCCTGTCTTAGAGGGAACCAAG TTTGAACATTGGCAGACTTTCCTGCGCTTCCAG GGAGAGGAGATCACCAAGGAGGAGATCGACATGCTGAGTGACGCCTGCTCAAAGCTGAAGGAGCAGAAGAAGCTGTTGACACTGGAGAAAGAGGAGCTGGAGGATCTGAAGGACGACGTCCAAGAGTACAACGAG GATCTGGAGGAAATAAAGAAGGAGCTGTCTAAGAGCGGCCAGGAGACGGTGAAGGAGTCGAAAGCGAGTCAGCGCCTGTCCAAGAGGGTCAACCGCATGATCGGTCGCATGGACAAGATCATcgtggagctggagaaggacAAGGAGATCCTGGATGGACAGACGGCCAGTGGGACATGCCCACCCCTTGG GGAGAACCTCATCAGTATCGACGAGCTGATCAACATCATGCGGCAGATCCAGAACATTCCCGAGGACAAGCTGCAGCGCATCGCCGAGGCCCTCGACGACAACAAGGACGGGAAGATCGACATCGACGACGTCATCAAA GTGGTGGAGCTGATCGACAAGGAGGACATCGACATCTCCACCTCTCAGGTGTCTGACATCATGGTGATGCTGCAGAAGGAGGAGATGCTGATGGAGAAGGAAAAGGCCAAAGAGAAGGCAGAGAAGGAGCAGGCGGCCAACAGCTAA
- the letm1 gene encoding mitochondrial proton/calcium exchanger protein isoform X2, which translates to MASILFTRSVAPLMKTSRTLKNEFRKGKLQDGACFSCTALRLSSHRPASLTSVSIFTPTLPVSGQSWDSQRLLCAFSLRASTSLHPGITTGPQWTTVPQQYIASVRWIHTSGRRWDDSKVEKSLRSIKDKKKLEEGGPVYSPTVDAQPARRTVRQWVVDEVKHYYHGFKLLWFDTTISARMLWNVLHGHVLSRRERRQFLRTCADVFRLVPFLVFIIVPFMEFLLPVALKLFPNMLPSTFETQSKKEERLKKELRVKLEMAKFLQDTIEEIALRNKAAKSDVAEEFSTFFQMIRNSGERPSNEQILKFSKLFEDDLTLDNLTRPQLVALCRLLELQSIGTNNFLRFQLIMKLRTIRADDKLIAEEGVDSLNVTEVQAACRVRGMRSLGVTEERLREQLSQWLDLHLNQQIPTSLLLLSRAMYLPDTLSPADQLKTTLQTLPEMVTKEAQLNLAEMELSKVDNKTKLETTLQEEAAIRQDNKEREMERLADAAEKVAKQGEMELEAERMKHNKTKVAADSETLKDTAPVLEGTKGEEITKEEIDMLSDACSKLKEQKKLLTLEKEELEDLKDDVQEYNEDLEEIKKELSKSGQETVKESKASQRLSKRVNRMIGRMDKIIVELEKDKEILDGQTASGTCPPLGLFFTKHSDVTSLFYAFRENLISIDELINIMRQIQNIPEDKLQRIAEALDDNKDGKIDIDDVIKVVELIDKEDIDISTSQVSDIMVMLQKEEMLMEKEKAKEKAEKEQAANS; encoded by the exons ATGGCGTCAATCCTCTTTACCAGGTCCGTGGCACCTTTAATGAAAACCTCCCGCACACTAAAGAATGAATTCCGTAAAG GGAAGTTACAAGATGGTGCCTGTTTCAGCTGCACAGCTCTCAGACTCTCCAGTCACAG ACCTGCGAGTTTGACTTCAGTTTCCATATTCACTCCTACCCTCCCTGTGTCGGGCCAGAGTTGGGACTCGCAGCGGCTCTTATGCGCCTTCAGCCTCAGAGCCTCCACTTCACTACACCCTGGGATCACAACAGGACCCCAGTGGACCACAGTGCCGCAGCAGTACATCGCCAGTGTCCGGTGGATACACACATCGGGGAGGAGATGGGACGATTCGAAGGTGGAGAAGTCGCTGCGGTCCATAAAGGAcaagaagaagctggaggaaGGAGGCCCCGTGTACAGTCCCACGGTAGACGCACAACCTGCGAGGAGGACAGTCAGACAGTGGGTCGTGGATGAAGTCAAACATTACTACCACGGCTTCAAGCTGCTGTGGTTTGATACCACGATTTCTGCGCGAATGCTGTGGAACGTCCTGCACGGACATGTCCTGTCCCGACGGGAGAGGAGACAA TTTCTCAGAACGTGCGCGGACGTCTTCCGACTCGTCCCCTTCCTCGTCTTCATCATCGTCCCCTTCATGGAGTTCCTGCTCCCCGTGGCTCTGAAGCTCTTCCCCAACATGCTGCCGTCCACCTTCGAGACACAGTCAAAGAAG gaggAGAGGTTGAAAAAGGAGCTGAGGGTCAAACTGGAGATGGCCAAGTTCTTGCAGGACACCATCGAGGAGATCGCCCTGAGGAACAAAGCTGCCAAAAGCGACGTGGCCGAGGAGTTCTCCACCTTCTTCCAAATG ATCCGGAACTCCGGAGAACGTCCCAGTAACGAGCAGATCTTGAAATTCTCCAAACTGTTCGAGGACGACCTGACTCTAGACAATCTGACACGACCTCAGCTGGTGGCTCTCTGTCGCCTCCTGGAGCTCCAGTCCATCGGGACCAACAACTTCCTGCGCTTCCAGCTCATCATGAAGCTGAGGACCATCCGAGCTGACGACAAG CTGATAGCAGAGGAAGGAGTGGACAGTCTGAACGTGACTGAGGTGCAGGCAGCCTGTCGTGTCAGAGGGATGAGGTCACTCGGAGTCACAGAAGAACGACTGAGAGAGCAACTCAGCCAG TGGTTGGACCTGCACCTGAACCAGCAGATCCccacctctctgctgctgctgtctcggGCCATGTACCTACCCGACACCCTGTCTCCTGCCGACCAGCTGAAGACCACACTGCAGACGCTGCCTGAGATGGTG ACAAAGGAGGCTCAGTTGAATTTGGCAGAGATGGAGCTCTCCAAAGTGGACAACAAGACCAAACTGGAGACGACACTGCAGGAGGAGGCGGCCATTCGCCAGGACAACAAAGAGCGTGAGATGGAGAGGCTGGCTGATGCTGCAGAGAAGGTCGCAAAG CAGGGTGAGATGGAGCTGGAAGCAGAGAGGATGAAGCACAATAAGACGAAGGTGGCTGCTGATTCAGAGACACTGAAGGACACAGCTCCTGTCTTAGAGGGAACCAAG GGAGAGGAGATCACCAAGGAGGAGATCGACATGCTGAGTGACGCCTGCTCAAAGCTGAAGGAGCAGAAGAAGCTGTTGACACTGGAGAAAGAGGAGCTGGAGGATCTGAAGGACGACGTCCAAGAGTACAACGAG GATCTGGAGGAAATAAAGAAGGAGCTGTCTAAGAGCGGCCAGGAGACGGTGAAGGAGTCGAAAGCGAGTCAGCGCCTGTCCAAGAGGGTCAACCGCATGATCGGTCGCATGGACAAGATCATcgtggagctggagaaggacAAGGAGATCCTGGATGGACAGACGGCCAGTGGGACATGCCCACCCCTTGG ATTATTCTTTACTAAACATAGTGATGTCACAAG TCTGTTCTACGCCTTCAGGGAGAACCTCATCAGTATCGACGAGCTGATCAACATCATGCGGCAGATCCAGAACATTCCCGAGGACAAGCTGCAGCGCATCGCCGAGGCCCTCGACGACAACAAGGACGGGAAGATCGACATCGACGACGTCATCAAA GTGGTGGAGCTGATCGACAAGGAGGACATCGACATCTCCACCTCTCAGGTGTCTGACATCATGGTGATGCTGCAGAAGGAGGAGATGCTGATGGAGAAGGAAAAGGCCAAAGAGAAGGCAGAGAAGGAGCAGGCGGCCAACAGCTAA
- the letm1 gene encoding mitochondrial proton/calcium exchanger protein isoform X1, which translates to MASILFTRSVAPLMKTSRTLKNEFRKGKLQDGACFSCTALRLSSHRPASLTSVSIFTPTLPVSGQSWDSQRLLCAFSLRASTSLHPGITTGPQWTTVPQQYIASVRWIHTSGRRWDDSKVEKSLRSIKDKKKLEEGGPVYSPTVDAQPARRTVRQWVVDEVKHYYHGFKLLWFDTTISARMLWNVLHGHVLSRRERRQFLRTCADVFRLVPFLVFIIVPFMEFLLPVALKLFPNMLPSTFETQSKKEERLKKELRVKLEMAKFLQDTIEEIALRNKAAKSDVAEEFSTFFQMIRNSGERPSNEQILKFSKLFEDDLTLDNLTRPQLVALCRLLELQSIGTNNFLRFQLIMKLRTIRADDKLIAEEGVDSLNVTEVQAACRVRGMRSLGVTEERLREQLSQWLDLHLNQQIPTSLLLLSRAMYLPDTLSPADQLKTTLQTLPEMVTKEAQLNLAEMELSKVDNKTKLETTLQEEAAIRQDNKEREMERLADAAEKVAKQGEMELEAERMKHNKTKVAADSETLKDTAPVLEGTKFEHWQTFLRFQGEEITKEEIDMLSDACSKLKEQKKLLTLEKEELEDLKDDVQEYNEDLEEIKKELSKSGQETVKESKASQRLSKRVNRMIGRMDKIIVELEKDKEILDGQTASGTCPPLGLFFTKHSDVTSLFYAFRENLISIDELINIMRQIQNIPEDKLQRIAEALDDNKDGKIDIDDVIKVVELIDKEDIDISTSQVSDIMVMLQKEEMLMEKEKAKEKAEKEQAANS; encoded by the exons ATGGCGTCAATCCTCTTTACCAGGTCCGTGGCACCTTTAATGAAAACCTCCCGCACACTAAAGAATGAATTCCGTAAAG GGAAGTTACAAGATGGTGCCTGTTTCAGCTGCACAGCTCTCAGACTCTCCAGTCACAG ACCTGCGAGTTTGACTTCAGTTTCCATATTCACTCCTACCCTCCCTGTGTCGGGCCAGAGTTGGGACTCGCAGCGGCTCTTATGCGCCTTCAGCCTCAGAGCCTCCACTTCACTACACCCTGGGATCACAACAGGACCCCAGTGGACCACAGTGCCGCAGCAGTACATCGCCAGTGTCCGGTGGATACACACATCGGGGAGGAGATGGGACGATTCGAAGGTGGAGAAGTCGCTGCGGTCCATAAAGGAcaagaagaagctggaggaaGGAGGCCCCGTGTACAGTCCCACGGTAGACGCACAACCTGCGAGGAGGACAGTCAGACAGTGGGTCGTGGATGAAGTCAAACATTACTACCACGGCTTCAAGCTGCTGTGGTTTGATACCACGATTTCTGCGCGAATGCTGTGGAACGTCCTGCACGGACATGTCCTGTCCCGACGGGAGAGGAGACAA TTTCTCAGAACGTGCGCGGACGTCTTCCGACTCGTCCCCTTCCTCGTCTTCATCATCGTCCCCTTCATGGAGTTCCTGCTCCCCGTGGCTCTGAAGCTCTTCCCCAACATGCTGCCGTCCACCTTCGAGACACAGTCAAAGAAG gaggAGAGGTTGAAAAAGGAGCTGAGGGTCAAACTGGAGATGGCCAAGTTCTTGCAGGACACCATCGAGGAGATCGCCCTGAGGAACAAAGCTGCCAAAAGCGACGTGGCCGAGGAGTTCTCCACCTTCTTCCAAATG ATCCGGAACTCCGGAGAACGTCCCAGTAACGAGCAGATCTTGAAATTCTCCAAACTGTTCGAGGACGACCTGACTCTAGACAATCTGACACGACCTCAGCTGGTGGCTCTCTGTCGCCTCCTGGAGCTCCAGTCCATCGGGACCAACAACTTCCTGCGCTTCCAGCTCATCATGAAGCTGAGGACCATCCGAGCTGACGACAAG CTGATAGCAGAGGAAGGAGTGGACAGTCTGAACGTGACTGAGGTGCAGGCAGCCTGTCGTGTCAGAGGGATGAGGTCACTCGGAGTCACAGAAGAACGACTGAGAGAGCAACTCAGCCAG TGGTTGGACCTGCACCTGAACCAGCAGATCCccacctctctgctgctgctgtctcggGCCATGTACCTACCCGACACCCTGTCTCCTGCCGACCAGCTGAAGACCACACTGCAGACGCTGCCTGAGATGGTG ACAAAGGAGGCTCAGTTGAATTTGGCAGAGATGGAGCTCTCCAAAGTGGACAACAAGACCAAACTGGAGACGACACTGCAGGAGGAGGCGGCCATTCGCCAGGACAACAAAGAGCGTGAGATGGAGAGGCTGGCTGATGCTGCAGAGAAGGTCGCAAAG CAGGGTGAGATGGAGCTGGAAGCAGAGAGGATGAAGCACAATAAGACGAAGGTGGCTGCTGATTCAGAGACACTGAAGGACACAGCTCCTGTCTTAGAGGGAACCAAG TTTGAACATTGGCAGACTTTCCTGCGCTTCCAG GGAGAGGAGATCACCAAGGAGGAGATCGACATGCTGAGTGACGCCTGCTCAAAGCTGAAGGAGCAGAAGAAGCTGTTGACACTGGAGAAAGAGGAGCTGGAGGATCTGAAGGACGACGTCCAAGAGTACAACGAG GATCTGGAGGAAATAAAGAAGGAGCTGTCTAAGAGCGGCCAGGAGACGGTGAAGGAGTCGAAAGCGAGTCAGCGCCTGTCCAAGAGGGTCAACCGCATGATCGGTCGCATGGACAAGATCATcgtggagctggagaaggacAAGGAGATCCTGGATGGACAGACGGCCAGTGGGACATGCCCACCCCTTGG ATTATTCTTTACTAAACATAGTGATGTCACAAG TCTGTTCTACGCCTTCAGGGAGAACCTCATCAGTATCGACGAGCTGATCAACATCATGCGGCAGATCCAGAACATTCCCGAGGACAAGCTGCAGCGCATCGCCGAGGCCCTCGACGACAACAAGGACGGGAAGATCGACATCGACGACGTCATCAAA GTGGTGGAGCTGATCGACAAGGAGGACATCGACATCTCCACCTCTCAGGTGTCTGACATCATGGTGATGCTGCAGAAGGAGGAGATGCTGATGGAGAAGGAAAAGGCCAAAGAGAAGGCAGAGAAGGAGCAGGCGGCCAACAGCTAA
- the letm1 gene encoding mitochondrial proton/calcium exchanger protein isoform X6, with protein MASILFTRSVAPLMKTSRTLKNEFRKGKLQDGACFSCTALRLSSHRPASLTSVSIFTPTLPVSGQSWDSQRLLCAFSLRASTSLHPGITTGPQWTTVPQQYIASVRWIHTSGRRWDDSKVEKSLRSIKDKKKLEEGGPVYSPTVDAQPARRTVRQWVVDEVKHYYHGFKLLWFDTTISARMLWNVLHGHVLSRRERRQFLRTCADVFRLVPFLVFIIVPFMEFLLPVALKLFPNMLPSTFETQSKKEERLKKELRVKLEMAKFLQDTIEEIALRNKAAKSDVAEEFSTFFQMIRNSGERPSNEQILKFSKLFEDDLTLDNLTRPQLVALCRLLELQSIGTNNFLRFQLIMKLRTIRADDKLIAEEGVDSLNVTEVQAACRVRGMRSLGVTEERLREQLSQWLDLHLNQQIPTSLLLLSRAMYLPDTLSPADQLKTTLQTLPEMVTKEAQLNLAEMELSKVDNKTKLETTLQEEAAIRQDNKEREMERLADAAEKVAKQGEMELEAERMKHNKTKVAADSETLKDTAPVLEGTKGEEITKEEIDMLSDACSKLKEQKKLLTLEKEELEDLKDDVQEYNEDLEEIKKELSKSGQETVKESKASQRLSKRVNRMIGRMDKIIVELEKDKEILDGQTASGTCPPLGENLISIDELINIMRQIQNIPEDKLQRIAEALDDNKDGKIDIDDVIKVVELIDKEDIDISTSQVSDIMVMLQKEEMLMEKEKAKEKAEKEQAANS; from the exons ATGGCGTCAATCCTCTTTACCAGGTCCGTGGCACCTTTAATGAAAACCTCCCGCACACTAAAGAATGAATTCCGTAAAG GGAAGTTACAAGATGGTGCCTGTTTCAGCTGCACAGCTCTCAGACTCTCCAGTCACAG ACCTGCGAGTTTGACTTCAGTTTCCATATTCACTCCTACCCTCCCTGTGTCGGGCCAGAGTTGGGACTCGCAGCGGCTCTTATGCGCCTTCAGCCTCAGAGCCTCCACTTCACTACACCCTGGGATCACAACAGGACCCCAGTGGACCACAGTGCCGCAGCAGTACATCGCCAGTGTCCGGTGGATACACACATCGGGGAGGAGATGGGACGATTCGAAGGTGGAGAAGTCGCTGCGGTCCATAAAGGAcaagaagaagctggaggaaGGAGGCCCCGTGTACAGTCCCACGGTAGACGCACAACCTGCGAGGAGGACAGTCAGACAGTGGGTCGTGGATGAAGTCAAACATTACTACCACGGCTTCAAGCTGCTGTGGTTTGATACCACGATTTCTGCGCGAATGCTGTGGAACGTCCTGCACGGACATGTCCTGTCCCGACGGGAGAGGAGACAA TTTCTCAGAACGTGCGCGGACGTCTTCCGACTCGTCCCCTTCCTCGTCTTCATCATCGTCCCCTTCATGGAGTTCCTGCTCCCCGTGGCTCTGAAGCTCTTCCCCAACATGCTGCCGTCCACCTTCGAGACACAGTCAAAGAAG gaggAGAGGTTGAAAAAGGAGCTGAGGGTCAAACTGGAGATGGCCAAGTTCTTGCAGGACACCATCGAGGAGATCGCCCTGAGGAACAAAGCTGCCAAAAGCGACGTGGCCGAGGAGTTCTCCACCTTCTTCCAAATG ATCCGGAACTCCGGAGAACGTCCCAGTAACGAGCAGATCTTGAAATTCTCCAAACTGTTCGAGGACGACCTGACTCTAGACAATCTGACACGACCTCAGCTGGTGGCTCTCTGTCGCCTCCTGGAGCTCCAGTCCATCGGGACCAACAACTTCCTGCGCTTCCAGCTCATCATGAAGCTGAGGACCATCCGAGCTGACGACAAG CTGATAGCAGAGGAAGGAGTGGACAGTCTGAACGTGACTGAGGTGCAGGCAGCCTGTCGTGTCAGAGGGATGAGGTCACTCGGAGTCACAGAAGAACGACTGAGAGAGCAACTCAGCCAG TGGTTGGACCTGCACCTGAACCAGCAGATCCccacctctctgctgctgctgtctcggGCCATGTACCTACCCGACACCCTGTCTCCTGCCGACCAGCTGAAGACCACACTGCAGACGCTGCCTGAGATGGTG ACAAAGGAGGCTCAGTTGAATTTGGCAGAGATGGAGCTCTCCAAAGTGGACAACAAGACCAAACTGGAGACGACACTGCAGGAGGAGGCGGCCATTCGCCAGGACAACAAAGAGCGTGAGATGGAGAGGCTGGCTGATGCTGCAGAGAAGGTCGCAAAG CAGGGTGAGATGGAGCTGGAAGCAGAGAGGATGAAGCACAATAAGACGAAGGTGGCTGCTGATTCAGAGACACTGAAGGACACAGCTCCTGTCTTAGAGGGAACCAAG GGAGAGGAGATCACCAAGGAGGAGATCGACATGCTGAGTGACGCCTGCTCAAAGCTGAAGGAGCAGAAGAAGCTGTTGACACTGGAGAAAGAGGAGCTGGAGGATCTGAAGGACGACGTCCAAGAGTACAACGAG GATCTGGAGGAAATAAAGAAGGAGCTGTCTAAGAGCGGCCAGGAGACGGTGAAGGAGTCGAAAGCGAGTCAGCGCCTGTCCAAGAGGGTCAACCGCATGATCGGTCGCATGGACAAGATCATcgtggagctggagaaggacAAGGAGATCCTGGATGGACAGACGGCCAGTGGGACATGCCCACCCCTTGG GGAGAACCTCATCAGTATCGACGAGCTGATCAACATCATGCGGCAGATCCAGAACATTCCCGAGGACAAGCTGCAGCGCATCGCCGAGGCCCTCGACGACAACAAGGACGGGAAGATCGACATCGACGACGTCATCAAA GTGGTGGAGCTGATCGACAAGGAGGACATCGACATCTCCACCTCTCAGGTGTCTGACATCATGGTGATGCTGCAGAAGGAGGAGATGCTGATGGAGAAGGAAAAGGCCAAAGAGAAGGCAGAGAAGGAGCAGGCGGCCAACAGCTAA